A window of Ipomoea triloba cultivar NCNSP0323 chromosome 2, ASM357664v1 contains these coding sequences:
- the LOC116010151 gene encoding uncharacterized protein LOC116010151 encodes MGVWRMTGFYGFPERSRRNASWDLLHTLACQSPLPWVVVGDFNDLLFQHEKRGGNPHPDNLLRGFGEAVEDCGLTQLPLHGYQFTWERGRGTLDWMEEKLDKVLAGAEWCHILPEAAVSNITTRNSDHSAIFLGVREHMQAQRHSRRHFKFEMAWVYGEGCRRQVEEAWREGRDAGLMNCLRLYGDRLLRYGGDHFHKFGEKINTLRKRQLLFKGQLDPYSLGEYQRVETELCRLEAQEDAFWRQRAKQHWLRGADANTKFFHSQEEVHVALSSMFPDKAPGPNGMNLGFYQHYWEVVGTDVTAFVLQCLNECSFPAGLNDTNVVLIPKKNSPEKVSNLRPIALCNVVYKIMAKMIANRMKPLLGDVISDSQSAFIPNRLITDNILIAAEVGHYLNRKQCGAVGWGALKLDMAKAYDRVEWSFLRKMLLAIGFSVEWVDLVMLCVTTVSYNFLVNGTNAGQVTPTRGIRQGDPLSPYLFIICAEGLSLLLQQAEARGDFHGCRVARGAPPVSHLFFADDSLLFFNANA; translated from the exons ATGGGGGTTTGGAGGATGACGGGTTTTTACGGCTTTCCTGAGCGAAGCCGGAGAAATGCGTCGTGGGATCTATTACATACTCTTGCATGTCAATCCCCGCTCCCTTGGGTGGTCGTTGGCGATTTCAACGATCTTCTGTTCCAGCATGAGAAACGTGGAGGTAACCCGCACCCTGATAATCTGCTTCGGGGATTCGGGGAAGCTGTTGAGGATTGCGGTTTGACCCAGTTGCCATTGCATGGCTATCAGTTTACGTGGGAGAGGGGCAGAGGGACATTAGATTGGATGGAGGAGAAGTTGGATAAGGTTCTTGCTGGAGCAGAATGGTGTCATATTCTCCCGGAGGCAGCCGTGTCTAATATTACTACTCGTAATTCTGACCACTCGGCTATCTTTTTGGGGGTTAGAGAACATATGCAGGCACAACGACACTCACGCAGGCATTTTAAGTTTGAGATGGCCTGGGTTTATGGTGAAGGGTGCCGAAGGCAGGTGGAGGAGGCGTGGCGTGAAGGGAGAGATGCTGGGCTCATGAATTGTTTACGACTCTATGGTGATAGGCTTCTCCGCTATGGTGGTGATCATTTTCACAAGTTTGGTGAAAAGATTAATACTCTAAGGAAGCGGCAGTTACTGTTTAAGGGTCAGTTGGACCCCTATTCTCTTGGTGAGTACCAGCGGGTTGAGACTGAGCTGTGCCGGTTGGAGGCCCAAGAAGATGCTTTTTGGAGGCAGAGAGCGAAACAACATTGGCTACGAGGGGCGGATGCTAATACTAAATTTTTCCACAG TCAAGAAGAGGTGCATGTTGCTCTGTCATCCATGTTCCCAGACAAAGCACCTGGCCCAAATGGCATGAACCTTGGGTTCTATCAACATTATTGGGAGGTGGTAGGTACTGATGTGACCGCGTTTGTGTTGCAATGTTTGAATGAGTGTTCTTTTCCAGCCGGCCTGAATGATACTAATGTTGTTCTCATCCCCAAGAAGAATAGTCCTGAGAAGGTGTCTAACCTTCGGCCCATTGCTCTCTGCAATGTGGTTTACAAGATAATGGCCAAGATGATTGCTAACAGAATGAAGCCCCTGTTGGGAGATGTGATCTCTGACTCTCAGAGTGCTTTTATTCCTAATAGGCTCATCACAGATAATATTCTCATTGCTGCAGAGGTGGGTCATTATTTGAACAGAAAACAGTGTGGTGCGGTTGGATGGGGTGCCCTCAAGTTGGACATGGCAAAAGCATATGATCGTGTGGAGTGGTCCTTCCTGCGTAAAATGTTGTTGGCTATTGGATTTTCTGTGGAATGGGTAGATTTGGTGATGTTGTGTGTCACCACAGTCTCCTATAACTTTCTGGTAAATGGCACAAATGCTGGTCAGGTTACTCCCACGCGAGGCATTCGTCAAGGTGATCCCCTTTCAccttatttattcattatctgTGCTGAGGGACTTTCCTTACTTCTCCAGCAGGCTGAAGCTAGGGGTGACTTTCATGGATGTAGGGTAGCAAGAGGAGCTCCTCCGGTGTCTCATttgttttttgcagatgatagtCTCTTGTTTTTCAATGCAAATGCTTAG
- the LOC116010152 gene encoding uncharacterized protein LOC116010152: MAAHELVCSGVRRRVGNGGTTLIWGHPWLPDESVPMIQTAMPQALEGSLVSGLIDPTSGTWDHSIVQDIFDQCDVDRILRVPVAIEYEDLWFWLGDPRGIYTVKDGYKRLVGEFVHTPGTFDKWLHLWKIKCPAKWKVFVWRALSNVLPTTTNLILKRVDIDPACPMCGTLHENTMHSLLLCEFSTLVWHESSLHVPSVGGDDFCEWFDNALGMLTEDDLLIVVALLYYLWRARNTTLWEGSLPHPKAVWRSARVAVQAWRQVHPAADEQPSAQAVTSLPVHNAELLCYVDAGFHQQTKAATVVAVLMQHGSFVAAFNSRLSNCYSPLMAESLACKEALSWLKDRGVSSVHIFTDCSTLRSLLTATTISLFSYVSFSIDASRSIMASFIRCSVSLIPMSANRGAHALAAVAFSQSSALYWDSIPPNSISELI; this comes from the coding sequence ATGGCTGCCCATGAGTTGGTCTGCAGTGGAGTGCGCAGGAGGGTGGGAAATGGTGGAACAACTTTAATTTGGGGTCACCCATGGCTCCCTGATGAATCAGTTCCAATGATACAGACTGCTATGCCCCAAGCTCTCGAGGGTTCTTTGGTTTCGGGTTTGATTGACCCGACATCTGGTACATGGGATCATTCGATTGTTCAAGACATATTTGATCAGTGTGACGTAGATCGTATTTTGAGGGTACCAGTTGCAATTGAGTATGAGGATTTGTGGTTTTGGTTAGGGGACCCCAGGGGCATCTATACTGTTAAAGATGGCTACAAACGACTTGTTGGAGAATTTGTGCATACCCCGGGCACTTTTGATAAATGGCTACATCTCTGGAAAATCAAATGCCCTGCGAAATGGAAAGTTTTTGTTTGGAGAGCACTCTCTAATGTTCTTCCTACTACAACTAACTTGATCTTAAAAAGAGTAGATATTGATCCAGCATGCCCTATGTGTGGTACCTTGCATGAAAACACAATGCACTCACTTCTATTGTGTGAATTTTCTACACTAGTATGGCATGAATCTTCCTTGCATGTTCCTAGTGTGGGAGGGGATGATTTTTGTGAGTGGTTTGATAATGCATTAGGCATGTTAACAGAGGATGATCTTCTTATTGTTGTAGCCCTACTGTACTACCTGTGGAGGGCAAGGAATACGACATTATGGGAAGGCTCATTACCGCACCCCAAGGCCGTATGGCGTTCGGCACGAGTCGCGGTCCAGGCGTGGCGGCAGGTGCACCCAGCAGCGGACGAGCAGCCCTCGGCCCAGGCTGTGACGAGCCTCCCAGTGCACAATGCAGAGCTGCTTTGCTATGTCGACGCGGGCTTCCATCAGCAGACAAAGGCGGCCACGGTCGTTGCGGTGTTAATGCAACATGGCAGCTTCGTTGCAGCTTTCAACAGCAGGCTCTCGAACTGTTATTCACCACTTATGGCGGAATCGTTAGCCTGTAAAGAAGCCTTGTCATGGCTCAAGGATCGGGGAGTATCCTCGGTGCATATCTTCACAGATTGTTCCACTCTCAGGAGTTTGTTAACGGCAACTACTATCAGCCTTTTCTCGTATGTTAGTTTTTCAATTGATGCTTCTAGGTCTATTATGGCTTCCTTTATTCGCTGTTCAGTTAGTTTAATTCCAATGTCTGCTAATAGGGGGGCTCACGCTCTTGCGGCGGTAGCTTTCTCGCAATCTTCTGCTTTGTATTGGGATTCTATCCCCCCTAACTCTATTTCTGAGTTGATTTAA